The Chloroflexota bacterium nucleotide sequence AATTACGAGTACGTGGTTCAAGATGCAGCGGAAGGGCGTGGGTATCCAGGAAATCTACGACCTCATTGGCCTGCGCGTCATTGTCAGCACCGTGCAACAGTGCTATGCCACGCTCGGTTTAGTGCATACCCTGTGGAAGCCGATACCCGGCCAGTTCGACGACTACATCTCGGTACCAAAGTCGAACAACTATCGTTCATTGCACACTGCCGTCATGGGACCGCGCGGCCAGCCGGTGGAAGTGCAACTGCGCACCGAGCACATGCACCAGGAAGCTGAACTGGGCGTTGCCGCACATTGGCGCTACAAAGAGGGAGCGCGGGGTGGAAACGTGGAAGAACGCCTGGCCTGGCTACGCCAGTTGCTGACCTGGCAGGAGGAACTCTCCAGCGCGCGCGATTTCGTTGAGACCGTCAAGGCCGACATCTTCGAGGACCAGGTCTTCGTGTTCACGCCACGTGGAGATGTGAAAGCCCTGCCCGCCGGTTCCACGCCAATCGACTTTGCCTATCGCATTCATACCGACGTGGGACACCGTTGCATCGGCGCCAAGATCAACGGCCAAATCAAGCCGCTCTATACGGAGCTTCAGAATGGCGACGTCGTCGACATTCAGACGAGCAAGTCGCCGAAAGGCCCCAGCCGCGACTGGATCAACGTCGTCAAGAGCAGCCACACCCGCGAACGTATTCGCCAGTGGTTCAAGAAACAAGAACGCGCGGAGAACGTCGCGCGGGGCAAAGACATGCTGGACAAAGAGATCCGGCGCTTGGGGCAGGGCGACCTGAACAGCGTGGATGAGGCGCGCGTTCGCACGTTGTGCAAGTCTTTCACCTTCAACACGGCGGAGGACCTCTTTGCGGCCATCGGCTACGGCGCCATTTCCACCCAGCAAGTGGTCACGAACCTGAGTCGTTCCAGCGAGCAAGCGGGACCCGCTCCTGTAGAGCCGAGTTTTCTACCTGCGGAACCGCGAACGGATAGGACGACGGGTACGGTGCAGGTGATGGGCGAGGGCAACATGCTTACCCGTCTCGCAACCTGCTGCAAACCGTTACCCGGCGATCACATTGTCGGCTACATTACGCGCGGGAGGGGCGTTACCGTACACCGCCGGGACTGCCGCAACGTGCACAGCGTAAAGGACAAAGAACGCCTGGTGCCGGTGGATTGGGGCGATCAAGTATTATGTCATGACGCGCGCAATTTGCCGCTTCACCTGGCGCAGTGCTGCGGCCCCCAGGAAAATGACAAGATCAAGGGCTACATTGTCGATGGCGGGGTGGAGGTCCATCGCAGCGACTGCCGCCGCGTGCGTCAGAATGGCCCGCCGGGTACTCTCGCCGATGTATCTTGGTCCCGCGCGAGCAAGCAACAGACCCTCTATCCGGTAGCCCTGCGCGCCGAGTGCATGGATAGACCGGGGCTCCTGCGCGACATTAGCACCGTCGTGACCGAAGAGAAATTCAACATCAATGCCGCCAATGTTCACACCGACGGCGGCACGGCCACCATTACCTTCACGGTCGAGGTAACCGGCGTGGGCGGACTGGCCGATCTCATGGCCAAAATCGAACGCGTCGGCG carries:
- a CDS encoding bifunctional (p)ppGpp synthetase/guanosine-3',5'-bis(diphosphate) 3'-pyrophosphohydrolase produces the protein MALAHSATSPDETQLRTVDELLAAVAAYVSGEPDARKQELNRIRQAFAFADRAHEGQVRKSGEPFAQHPLCTALLLAEIRMDTSTICAGLLHDCVEDTDVTLDDVSTQFGDDVALLVDGVTKLTQLDFLNLEDTQAENLRKMFLAMARDIRVVIVKLADRLHNMRTLAYVEPERQRRKAHETLEIYAPLANQLGMGHWKWQLEDVAFAVLHPDVYRQIEATLAERSSAQDTVLQEALQTLTHELKRAGIQGEVTGRPKQITSTWFKMQRKGVGIQEIYDLIGLRVIVSTVQQCYATLGLVHTLWKPIPGQFDDYISVPKSNNYRSLHTAVMGPRGQPVEVQLRTEHMHQEAELGVAAHWRYKEGARGGNVEERLAWLRQLLTWQEELSSARDFVETVKADIFEDQVFVFTPRGDVKALPAGSTPIDFAYRIHTDVGHRCIGAKINGQIKPLYTELQNGDVVDIQTSKSPKGPSRDWINVVKSSHTRERIRQWFKKQERAENVARGKDMLDKEIRRLGQGDLNSVDEARVRTLCKSFTFNTAEDLFAAIGYGAISTQQVVTNLSRSSEQAGPAPVEPSFLPAEPRTDRTTGTVQVMGEGNMLTRLATCCKPLPGDHIVGYITRGRGVTVHRRDCRNVHSVKDKERLVPVDWGDQVLCHDARNLPLHLAQCCGPQENDKIKGYIVDGGVEVHRSDCRRVRQNGPPGTLADVSWSRASKQQTLYPVALRAECMDRPGLLRDISTVVTEEKFNINAANVHTDGGTATITFTVEVTGVGGLADLMAKIERVGGVVSVQRDVRTDRPQRDS